CAAGGTATATTGGTCGTTTGGCTTTGTCAAGTCCCTTTTAAGCAGCGCATACGCCTCGGCGGTTGAGACTTCCAAAGCAGGTTTGACCAGCACCAGGTGGTAATCGGTCGGCAAATGGGTCGTTTTGACCTTTTCCCCCCGGCCACCGATCATCGCCTGCCCCGCTGAAAAGAAAAAAGGCAGGTCGGAACCGATCTTGAGCGCCAATTGGGATATCTGATCTTGAGTCAAGCCCAAGTCAAACAAGGTGTTACATGCCAGTAAGGTGGCTGCGCCATCGGCCGATCCGCCACCCAGGCCAGCCGCAATTGGGATATGTTTGTCCAGGCGAACATGCAGACCTCGGCTGAGATCGAACTCATCCCTCATTATAGTGTATGCCCGGCTGATGAGATTGTCCTCCCCCACGGTCAGATCGGCCTTGGCGACAAGCTCAATAGTAACGCCTGGTTTGTCGGAAACCGTGAAGGTGAGTTGGTCAAATAGCGATACCGCCTGGAACAGCGAATTGATATTGTGGAATCCGTCCGGGCGCTTGTTCAGCACCTCAAGAAAGAGGTTCAGTTTGGCCGGAGCCTTGATGGTTAGCCGATTGCTGTCCAGTCTGTCAATATACAAATCACTTCTCCGCTCAACTGCCTACCCTGCTACTTTCTGTGATCCGCA
Above is a window of Candidatus Zixiibacteriota bacterium DNA encoding:
- the ispE gene encoding 4-(cytidine 5'-diphospho)-2-C-methyl-D-erythritol kinase, translating into MYIDRLDSNRLTIKAPAKLNLFLEVLNKRPDGFHNINSLFQAVSLFDQLTFTVSDKPGVTIELVAKADLTVGEDNLISRAYTIMRDEFDLSRGLHVRLDKHIPIAAGLGGGSADGAATLLACNTLFDLGLTQDQISQLALKIGSDLPFFFSAGQAMIGGRGEKVKTTHLPTDYHLVLVKPALEVSTAEAYALLKRDLTKPNDQYTLPPCRDVKSLVEALRLTGNDFEDVLGAFCPELGQIRDMLLNAGAVLARLSGSGPTVFGLFEGAPETGQKVKLNGGNWQLFAVKPITWPDRVV